From Aptenodytes patagonicus chromosome 1, bAptPat1.pri.cur, whole genome shotgun sequence, one genomic window encodes:
- the AMN1 gene encoding protein AMN1 homolog, which translates to MSRLSGGWDGAGEEVQLLLDLCLQCLTKHLSRYAADIKSLPPNIKDKLIKLMSRQGQITDSNISEVLHPAVESLDLRDCDISDNALLQLYNCKQLKKINLNSCKENRLGITSEGVIALALSCPYLREASFKRCCDITDSGVLALALNCQFLQIVNLGSCSGIMDASLQALGENCKFLHSVDFSSTQVTDDGVTALVSGTCSKNLKEIHMERCVNLTDVAVEAVLTCCPKIHIFLFHGCPLVTDRSRDVLEQLVISNKIKQVTWTVY; encoded by the exons ATGCCTTCAGTGTTTGACAAAGCACCTTTCCAGATATGCTGCAGATATTAAGTCATTGCCACCCAACATAAAGGATAAACTGATTAAATTAATGAGTAGGCAAGGGCAAATAACTGATTCAAATATCAGTGAG GTATTGCACCCTGCTGTGGAGTCTCTAGACCTCCGAGACTGTGATATTTCAGATAATGCATTATTGCAGCTTTATAACTgcaagcaactgaaaaaaatcaacttaaattcctgcaaagaaaacagactgGGAATCACTTCAGAAG GTGTCATAGCGCTGGCCTTATCCTGTCCTTACTTGCGTGAAGCGTCTTTTAAAAGGTGCTGCGATATAACTGACAGTGGAGTTCTTGCTCTTGCGCTCAACTGCCAGTTCCTACAAATAGTGAACTTGGGCAGCTGTTCAGGCATCATGGATGCATCTCTGCAGGCACTAGGAGAAAACTGCAAATTTCTTCACAGTGTGGACTTTTCATCTACTCAG gtaaCAGATGATGGTGTCACAGCACTAGTGAGTGGAACATGTTCAAAGAATTTAAAG GAGATCCACATGGAACGCTGTGTGAATCTGACCGATGTCGCTGTGGAAGCGGTCCTTACTTGTTGTCCGAAGATACACATTTTTCTGTTCCATGGATGCCCATTGGTGACAG ATCGTTCCCGAGATGTTTTAGAGCAGCTAGTCATATCAAACAAAATCAAGCAAGTAACATGGACTGTTTACTGA